A genomic window from Diospyros lotus cultivar Yz01 chromosome 2, ASM1463336v1, whole genome shotgun sequence includes:
- the LOC127795594 gene encoding transcription factor MYB114, giving the protein MEELGKKAESARIKKGLWKPEEDMILKSYVEAYGEGKWATISQQSGLLRSGKSCRLRWKNYLRPNIKRGQMSDEEKDLIIRLHKLLGNRWSLIAGRLPGRTDNEVKNYWNTHLSKQHNYYSQRKTAAALTRAKNKNAQLRTPPTASTTPPICAEASINGAKEEQITAITTAPLMEETENLFTFDDIQQPPSLSSATYNNAPFFFDDDELFMPILDSFALSEAFGSFVDEANYSHDHDHVG; this is encoded by the exons atggaGGAATTAGGGAAGAAGGCAGAATCTGCAAGGATTAAGAAAGGGTTGTGGAAACCAGAAGAGGACATGATTCTCAAAAGTTATGTGGAGGCTTATGGAGAAGGCAAGTGGGCTACCATTTCCCAACAATCAG GTTTACTGAGAAGTGGTAAGAGCTGCAGGCTGAGATGGAAGAATTATCTAAGGCCAAACATCAAGCGTGGCCAAATGTCCGATGAAGAGAAAGACCTCATCATCAGGCTCCATAAACTTCTCGGCAACCG CTGGTCACTGATTGCTGGTCGACTCCCCGGCCGAACAGATAATGAAGTGAAGAACTATTGGAATACACATTTGAGCAAGCAGCATAACTACTACTCCCAACGCAAAACTGCAGCCGCCCTTACCCGTGCCAAGAACAAGAATGCCCAACTCCGGACACCACCTACGGCGTCAACGACTCCACCCATTTGCGCTGAAGCATCCATTAATGGTGCAAAAGAAGAGCAGATTACAGCCATCACTACTGCTCCGTTAATGGAAGAAACAGAAAACTTGTTCACCTTTGACGACATTCAACAACCTCCATCATTATCATCTGCTACATATAATAACGCACCATTCTTCTTCGACGATGATGAGCTTTTCATGCCCATATTGGATTCCTTCGCTTTGTCCGAGGCATTTGGAAGCTTTGTGGATGAGGCTAATTACTCCCATGACCATGACCACGTAGGCTAG